One part of the Candidatus Aquiluna sp. UB-MaderosW2red genome encodes these proteins:
- the rplE gene encoding 50S ribosomal protein L5 codes for MATATKKAAESAKIAPRLKTRYRSEIVAHLTEEFKFNNPMQVPGLTKIVVNMGVGQAAKEGKLIEGAIRDLIAITGQKPQVNLARKSIAQFKLREGQPIGAHVTLRGDRMWEFLDRLLSLSLPRIRDFRGLSATQFDGHGNYTFGLSEQSMFHEIDIDKIDHVRGMDITVVTTAANDDEGRALLKALGFPFKA; via the coding sequence ATGGCTACAGCAACCAAGAAGGCTGCAGAGTCAGCGAAAATTGCACCAAGGCTAAAGACTCGCTACCGCAGCGAAATCGTGGCTCACCTAACCGAAGAATTCAAGTTCAACAACCCGATGCAGGTCCCTGGTTTGACCAAGATCGTTGTGAACATGGGTGTTGGACAGGCTGCCAAAGAGGGCAAGCTGATCGAGGGAGCAATCCGCGATCTAATTGCCATCACCGGCCAGAAGCCTCAGGTTAACTTGGCTCGTAAGTCAATTGCCCAGTTCAAGCTTCGCGAGGGGCAGCCAATTGGTGCACACGTAACCCTTCGTGGTGACCGGATGTGGGAATTTTTGGATCGCTTGCTTTCGCTATCCCTACCTCGTATTCGCGACTTCCGCGGGCTTTCAGCTACTCAGTTTGATGGCCACGGTAACTACACCTTCGGTTTGTCGGAGCAGTCAATGTTCCACGAGATCGACATCGACAAGATTGACCACGTTCGCGGAATGGACATCACCGTGGTGACCACCGCGGCCAACGACGATGAAGGTAGAGCGCTTCTAAAAGCTCTCGGCTTCCCGTTCAAGGCCTAA
- the rpsC gene encoding 30S ribosomal protein S3, whose translation MGQKVNPYGFRLGITTEHRSRWFADSTKKGQRYSDYVIEDVNIRAYLQEKLDRAGISRIELERTRDRVRVDIFAARPGLVIGRRGAEAEGLRTDLEKLTGKQVLLNILEVKNPEQDAQLVAQGVAEQLAARVAFRRAMRKGIQGALRSGAKGIRIQCSGRLGGAEMSRSEFYREGRVPLHTLRSNIDYGFYEAKTTFGRIGVKVWIYKGDMTQKELAILQANQRGPRPAAAGGRRGPRNEAAPAAAGSEAK comes from the coding sequence ATGGGCCAGAAAGTAAATCCCTACGGCTTCCGCCTAGGCATCACCACTGAGCACCGCTCACGCTGGTTCGCCGACTCAACCAAAAAGGGTCAGCGCTATTCAGATTACGTAATCGAGGATGTCAACATCCGCGCTTACTTGCAGGAGAAGCTAGATCGTGCGGGAATCTCTCGTATCGAGCTAGAAAGAACCCGCGACCGAGTTCGGGTTGATATCTTCGCCGCTCGTCCAGGACTGGTCATTGGCCGTCGTGGCGCAGAGGCTGAGGGTCTTCGTACCGACTTGGAGAAGCTAACCGGCAAGCAGGTCTTGCTGAACATTCTTGAGGTCAAGAACCCAGAGCAGGATGCTCAGCTAGTCGCCCAGGGCGTTGCAGAACAGCTTGCTGCTCGTGTGGCTTTCCGCCGCGCAATGCGTAAGGGAATTCAAGGGGCACTTCGTTCCGGTGCAAAGGGTATTCGTATCCAGTGCTCGGGTCGGCTAGGTGGCGCTGAAATGTCGCGCAGCGAGTTCTACCGTGAGGGCCGCGTGCCACTTCACACTCTTCGCTCCAACATTGACTACGGCTTCTACGAGGCCAAGACGACCTTTGGTCGCATCGGTGTCAAGGTTTGGATCTATAAGGGTGACATGACCCAGAAGGAGCTTGCGATTTTGCAGGCCAACCAACGCGGTCCTCGCCCAGCTGCTGCCGGAGGCCGTCGTGGCCCACGCAACGAGGCTGCCCCCGCTGCAGCAGGAAGTGAAGCCAAATAA
- the rpsS gene encoding 30S ribosomal protein S19, translating into MPRSLKKGPFVDEHLMKKVRVQNEVNTKNVIKTWSRRSMIVPAMLGHTIAVHDGRKHIPVFVTENMVGHKLGEFAPTRTFRGHVKDDKKGRRG; encoded by the coding sequence ATGCCAAGAAGTTTGAAGAAGGGTCCTTTCGTAGACGAGCACCTAATGAAAAAGGTGCGAGTTCAGAACGAAGTGAACACCAAGAACGTGATCAAGACCTGGTCACGCCGCTCGATGATTGTTCCAGCCATGCTGGGCCACACCATTGCAGTTCACGATGGACGCAAGCACATCCCAGTTTTCGTAACCGAAAACATGGTTGGTCACAAGCTTGGAGAATTCGCACCAACCAGAACCTTCCGTGGTCACGTGAAGGACGACAAGAAGGGTCGCCGCGGCTAA
- the rplB gene encoding 50S ribosomal protein L2, producing MGIRKYKPTTPGRRGSSVADFAEITRSTPEKSLLRPLPKTGGRNSTGRITTRHIGGGHKRQYRVIDFRRHDKDGIPAKVAHIEYDPNRTARIALIHYIDGAKRYIIAPNKLKQGDVIEQGPQADIKPGNNLPLKNIPVGTVIHAIELKPGGGAKMARSAGASVRLVAKDGPNAQLRLPSGEIRNVDANCRATIGEVGNAEQSNINWGKAGRMRWKGVRPTVRGVAMNPVDHPHGGGEGKTSGGRHPVTPWGQKEGRTRKPNLPSDKQIVRRRYAGKK from the coding sequence ATGGGTATTCGTAAGTACAAGCCAACCACGCCAGGGCGTCGTGGGTCATCTGTTGCAGACTTTGCAGAGATCACTCGCTCCACTCCCGAGAAGTCACTTTTGAGGCCGCTGCCAAAAACTGGTGGTCGCAACTCAACTGGCCGCATCACCACTCGCCACATCGGTGGAGGCCACAAGCGCCAGTACCGCGTGATTGACTTCCGTCGTCACGATAAAGATGGCATCCCGGCCAAGGTCGCTCACATTGAGTACGACCCGAACCGCACCGCAAGAATTGCACTGATCCACTACATCGATGGCGCCAAGCGCTACATCATTGCCCCAAATAAGCTAAAACAGGGCGATGTTATCGAGCAGGGACCACAGGCAGACATCAAGCCGGGTAACAACTTGCCACTGAAGAACATCCCAGTCGGTACCGTTATCCACGCTATCGAACTAAAGCCAGGCGGCGGTGCCAAGATGGCCCGCTCAGCTGGAGCTTCGGTTCGTCTAGTCGCCAAGGATGGCCCTAACGCCCAGCTGCGTTTGCCATCCGGTGAGATCCGCAACGTTGATGCCAACTGCCGAGCAACCATAGGTGAGGTCGGCAACGCCGAGCAGTCCAACATCAACTGGGGTAAGGCTGGCCGCATGCGCTGGAAGGGCGTTCGCCCAACCGTTCGTGGTGTAGCCATGAACCCGGTAGACCACCCACACGGTGGTGGTGAGGGTAAGACCTCCGGTGGTCGTCACCCGGTAACCCCTTGGGGTCAGAAAGAAGGACGCACGCGTAAGCCGAACCTTCCATCTGATAAGCAAATCGTTCGTCGTCGCTACGCCGGCAAGAAGTAG
- the rplF gene encoding 50S ribosomal protein L6 yields MSRIGKMPISLPAGVTVIIDGQKVAVKGPKGELHLVISEPIKVALEENEVLVSRPDDEAKSKSLHGLSRTLIANNVHGVSIGFTKTLEIVGTGYRAAAKGATVELALGFSHPVVVTPPEGVILTVEGNTKIVVSGVDKQAVGEMAANIRKLRKPEPYKGKGVRYEGERVRRKAGKAGK; encoded by the coding sequence ATGTCACGTATTGGAAAAATGCCAATCTCGCTTCCAGCGGGCGTTACCGTCATAATCGATGGCCAGAAGGTTGCAGTCAAGGGACCCAAGGGAGAGCTTCACCTAGTCATCTCCGAGCCAATTAAGGTTGCACTCGAGGAGAACGAGGTTTTGGTTTCGCGTCCAGATGACGAGGCCAAGTCCAAGTCACTTCACGGTCTTTCAAGAACTCTGATTGCAAACAACGTTCACGGTGTTTCTATTGGCTTCACAAAGACTCTAGAAATCGTGGGTACCGGTTACCGTGCAGCAGCTAAGGGCGCAACAGTTGAGTTGGCGCTTGGCTTTAGCCACCCGGTAGTTGTCACTCCACCCGAAGGCGTCATTTTGACCGTCGAGGGAAACACCAAGATTGTTGTCTCCGGTGTAGATAAGCAGGCCGTTGGTGAGATGGCTGCAAATATTCGCAAGCTGCGCAAGCCCGAGCCTTATAAGGGCAAGGGTGTTCGCTACGAAGGCGAACGCGTCCGTCGCAAGGCTGGAAAGGCTGGTAAGTAA
- the rplP gene encoding 50S ribosomal protein L16, which translates to MLIPRKVRHRKQHSPKRSGHATGGTVVSFGEWGIQALTPAYLTNRQIESARIAMTRHIKRGGKVWINVFPDRPLTKKPAETRMGSGKGSPEWWVVNVKPGRVLFELAGVSDIVAKEALTRAIHKLPLKARIIKREEGDA; encoded by the coding sequence ATGTTGATTCCTAGAAAAGTTAGGCACCGCAAGCAGCACAGCCCGAAGCGTTCGGGCCACGCTACTGGTGGCACCGTAGTGTCATTTGGCGAGTGGGGTATTCAGGCTTTGACTCCTGCGTATCTAACCAACCGTCAGATTGAGTCTGCACGTATTGCAATGACTCGCCACATCAAGCGTGGCGGCAAGGTCTGGATCAACGTGTTTCCTGACCGCCCACTAACCAAGAAGCCAGCCGAAACCCGCATGGGTTCCGGTAAGGGTTCTCCTGAGTGGTGGGTAGTAAACGTGAAGCCTGGCCGCGTGCTCTTTGAGCTTGCCGGGGTTTCTGACATTGTTGCCAAAGAGGCACTGACTCGTGCGATCCACAAGCTTCCGCTAAAGGCTCGCATCATCAAGCGTGAAGAAGGTGACGCATAA
- the rpsH gene encoding 30S ribosomal protein S8, with the protein MTMTDPVADFLTRVRNANSASHDSLSLPYSKLKGAISEILKSEGYIADFKVEDAKVGKTLTIHLKFGAKRESSITGIKRVSKPGLRVYAKSTEMPRVLGGLGVAILSTSSGLLTDRQASKKGVGGEVLAYIW; encoded by the coding sequence ATGACAATGACAGATCCGGTAGCAGATTTTCTGACCCGGGTACGCAATGCGAATAGTGCCTCGCACGATTCGCTGAGCCTCCCATATTCCAAACTCAAGGGTGCAATCTCGGAGATTCTGAAGTCAGAGGGTTACATCGCTGATTTCAAGGTTGAAGACGCCAAGGTTGGTAAGACACTGACCATCCACCTAAAGTTCGGTGCGAAGCGCGAATCCAGCATCACTGGTATCAAGCGCGTCTCCAAGCCAGGTCTTCGCGTCTACGCGAAGTCAACTGAAATGCCACGCGTTCTCGGTGGTCTTGGAGTTGCAATTTTGTCCACCTCTAGCGGTCTTCTAACCGATCGCCAGGCTTCTAAGAAGGGAGTAGGTGGGGAAGTCCTCGCCTACATCTGGTAA
- the rplN gene encoding 50S ribosomal protein L14 has product MLQQESRMKVADNTGAKELLTIRVLGGSMRRYAGLGDTIVATVKDAIPGGNVKKGEVVKAVIVRTKKETRRPDGSYIKFDENAAVIIKNDGEPRGTRIFGPIGRELRDKKFMKIISLAPEVL; this is encoded by the coding sequence GTGCTACAACAAGAATCCAGGATGAAGGTTGCCGACAACACCGGCGCCAAGGAGCTATTGACCATTCGTGTATTGGGCGGTTCAATGCGCCGCTACGCGGGTCTAGGCGACACCATCGTTGCTACCGTGAAAGATGCGATCCCGGGCGGTAACGTCAAAAAGGGTGAGGTCGTCAAGGCAGTAATCGTTCGCACCAAAAAAGAGACCCGTCGTCCAGATGGCTCATACATCAAATTCGATGAGAACGCAGCCGTCATCATCAAAAACGATGGCGAACCACGCGGAACCCGCATCTTTGGCCCAATCGGCCGCGAGCTTCGCGATAAGAAGTTCATGAAGATCATTTCACTTGCCCCGGAGGTGCTATAA
- the rplV gene encoding 50S ribosomal protein L22 has translation MEATAKVRNIRVTPMKARRVVNLIRGKQATEALGILKFAPQAASEPIYKLVAAAVANAKVKGEKVGAIVDQDDLIISQAFVDDGVTLKRFRPRAQGRAFRINKRTSHITVVVSTPDELNKKAGK, from the coding sequence ATGGAAGCTACCGCCAAAGTGCGTAACATCCGCGTGACCCCAATGAAGGCTCGCCGCGTCGTCAACTTGATTCGCGGAAAGCAGGCCACTGAGGCCCTAGGGATTTTGAAGTTCGCCCCCCAAGCAGCATCTGAGCCAATTTATAAGCTCGTTGCCGCTGCGGTTGCAAACGCCAAGGTCAAGGGCGAAAAAGTCGGTGCCATTGTGGACCAGGACGACCTAATTATTTCGCAGGCTTTTGTGGATGATGGTGTGACGCTCAAGCGTTTCCGCCCGCGTGCTCAGGGTCGTGCATTTCGAATCAATAAGCGCACCAGCCACATCACCGTGGTTGTTTCTACCCCGGACGAGTTGAACAAAAAGGCAGGTAAGTAA
- the rplW gene encoding 50S ribosomal protein L23 yields the protein MSSIQKDPRDVIIKPIISEKSYSLIDQGKYTFEVDPRSNKTEIKQAIEQIFTVKVDTINTLNRQGKTRKTKFGMGKRKDTKRAIVSLKSGSIDIFTYIG from the coding sequence ATGAGTTCAATTCAAAAAGACCCACGCGACGTAATCATCAAGCCAATCATCTCGGAGAAGAGTTACTCCTTGATCGATCAGGGTAAGTACACCTTCGAGGTGGACCCACGATCGAACAAAACCGAGATCAAGCAGGCTATTGAGCAGATTTTCACCGTGAAGGTGGACACCATCAACACGCTGAACCGTCAGGGCAAGACCCGCAAGACCAAGTTCGGCATGGGAAAGCGCAAGGACACCAAGCGTGCGATTGTGTCACTCAAGTCCGGCTCCATCGACATCTTTACCTACATCGGCTAA
- the rpsQ gene encoding 30S ribosomal protein S17 — MAEETKKPAAKAAAPKVAKPKVAKVAKEVVALDRGDRKTRRGYVVSDKMDKTIVVLVEDRKKHPLYGKVLRVSKKVKAHDENNTAGIGDLVVIDETRPLSATKNWRLVEILERAK, encoded by the coding sequence ATGGCCGAAGAGACTAAGAAGCCAGCAGCCAAGGCTGCGGCACCCAAGGTTGCAAAGCCAAAGGTCGCAAAAGTAGCTAAAGAAGTTGTCGCATTAGATCGCGGTGACCGCAAGACCCGTCGTGGTTATGTGGTTAGCGACAAGATGGACAAGACGATTGTTGTGTTGGTTGAGGACCGCAAGAAGCACCCGCTTTACGGCAAGGTGCTTCGAGTTTCCAAAAAGGTCAAGGCTCACGATGAGAACAACACTGCAGGTATTGGAGATCTAGTCGTAATCGACGAGACCCGTCCACTATCCGCCACCAAGAACTGGCGCCTGGTCGAGATCCTCGAGCGAGCTAAGTAA
- the rplC gene encoding 50S ribosomal protein L3, which translates to MSIGIRNVKGLLGKKLGMTQAWDENNKIVPITVVEAGENVITQIKNSEKDGYLAIQIAYGAIDPRKVDKPTSGHFAKAGSTPRRFLAEIRTSDADSYTVGQTLGVNIFEVGMKLDVVGTSKGKGFAGVMKRHGFSGIHASHGAHKNHRKPGSIGAGTTPSKVIKGKKMPGRMGGDQVTTMNLTLHGVDLERGLLLIKGAVPGPKGQLVFVRNAVKESN; encoded by the coding sequence ATGAGCATAGGGATTAGAAACGTGAAGGGTCTGCTGGGCAAAAAGCTAGGCATGACTCAGGCTTGGGACGAAAACAACAAGATTGTTCCAATCACAGTCGTTGAGGCTGGCGAAAACGTCATCACTCAAATAAAGAATTCAGAAAAAGACGGCTACCTAGCGATTCAGATTGCTTATGGAGCTATCGACCCACGCAAGGTTGATAAGCCAACTTCTGGCCACTTTGCCAAAGCGGGCTCAACACCTCGTCGCTTTCTGGCCGAGATTCGCACCTCAGACGCAGACAGCTACACCGTGGGCCAGACCCTCGGTGTGAATATCTTCGAGGTCGGCATGAAGCTAGACGTAGTTGGAACTTCAAAGGGTAAGGGTTTTGCCGGTGTTATGAAACGCCACGGCTTCTCCGGTATCCACGCTAGCCATGGTGCGCACAAGAACCACCGTAAGCCCGGCTCCATCGGTGCCGGTACCACACCATCCAAGGTCATCAAGGGCAAGAAGATGCCTGGCCGGATGGGTGGGGACCAAGTCACCACAATGAATCTAACCCTGCACGGTGTTGACCTTGAAAGAGGCCTACTGCTAATCAAGGGTGCCGTCCCAGGTCCTAAGGGCCAGTTGGTGTTTGTTCGCAACGCCGTTAAGGAGAGCAACTAA
- the rplR gene encoding 50S ribosomal protein L18, translating into MGLGTRGKSKAAARGRRHARLRKRIEGSASRPRLVVTRSARHVFVQVVDDSKGHTLASASTMEVELRKADGTKTDKSALVGKLIAERAKKAGVTEVVFDRGGNRYAGRVAAIADAAREEGLVL; encoded by the coding sequence ATGGGTCTAGGAACTAGAGGCAAGTCAAAGGCAGCGGCTCGCGGCCGTCGTCACGCAAGACTACGTAAGCGGATTGAGGGCAGCGCAAGCCGCCCACGTCTGGTCGTAACACGCAGCGCCCGCCACGTATTCGTTCAGGTAGTGGATGATTCCAAGGGTCACACCCTGGCATCGGCTTCGACCATGGAAGTTGAACTTCGCAAGGCGGATGGCACCAAGACCGATAAGTCGGCACTGGTTGGCAAGTTGATTGCCGAGCGTGCAAAAAAGGCCGGGGTCACCGAGGTTGTCTTCGACCGTGGCGGTAACCGCTATGCAGGTCGCGTCGCAGCAATTGCTGACGCAGCCCGCGAGGAAGGACTCGTACTGTGA
- the rplD gene encoding 50S ribosomal protein L4 — protein MATVDLIDVKGKKSGTVELPEVLFDVQTNVPLIHQVVVAQLAAARQGTQSTLRRGEVSGSGKKPFKQKGTGRARQGSIRMPQHRGGGVIHGPKPRDYSQRTPKKMIVAALRGALSDRARNGRISVIDQFAIGTAPSTKAAQSFLAQIATSKNILVVLDRQDEVSYLSLRNLPMVHVLPVDQLNAYDVLHSDDIVFTAAALSSFVEANTRNEEVSA, from the coding sequence ATGGCTACCGTTGACCTAATCGACGTAAAGGGTAAAAAGTCAGGCACCGTTGAGCTCCCAGAGGTGCTTTTCGATGTTCAGACCAACGTCCCACTAATTCACCAGGTGGTTGTTGCGCAGCTTGCAGCAGCTCGTCAGGGAACCCAGTCCACGCTTCGTCGTGGAGAGGTTTCCGGTAGCGGTAAGAAGCCTTTTAAGCAAAAGGGAACCGGTCGCGCTCGTCAGGGTTCGATCCGGATGCCACAGCACCGCGGTGGTGGAGTTATCCACGGTCCAAAGCCTCGTGACTACTCACAGCGCACCCCCAAGAAGATGATTGTTGCAGCGCTTCGCGGTGCACTCAGTGACCGTGCTCGTAATGGCCGCATCTCGGTAATTGACCAGTTCGCAATTGGAACTGCTCCTTCAACCAAGGCCGCGCAGAGCTTCTTGGCCCAGATCGCCACCTCGAAGAACATTCTTGTGGTGCTGGATCGTCAGGATGAGGTTTCTTATCTGAGCCTGCGCAACCTTCCAATGGTGCACGTTTTGCCAGTTGACCAGCTCAACGCGTATGACGTACTGCACTCGGATGACATCGTGTTCACCGCAGCGGCGCTTAGCTCCTTTGTCGAGGCAAACACCAGAAATGAGGAGGTCAGCGCATGA
- the rplX gene encoding 50S ribosomal protein L24 has protein sequence MANIKKGDLVQIMTGATTARGGYRGKQGTVLAVIKETDKVIVEGVNLVKKHQKIGQTDRGSKTGGIITIEAPIHISNVALIDPSTKKPTKVGYLLEKDATTGKIKKTRVARKTGKAI, from the coding sequence ATGGCGAACATTAAAAAGGGCGATCTAGTTCAGATCATGACCGGTGCCACGACAGCACGAGGTGGCTATCGCGGCAAGCAGGGCACAGTTTTAGCCGTTATCAAAGAGACCGATAAGGTCATCGTTGAAGGCGTAAACCTAGTCAAGAAGCACCAGAAGATTGGGCAGACCGATCGTGGTTCGAAGACTGGCGGCATCATCACCATTGAGGCGCCAATCCACATTTCCAACGTGGCATTGATCGATCCATCGACCAAGAAGCCAACCAAGGTTGGTTACTTGCTGGAAAAAGACGCCACCACTGGCAAAATCAAAAAGACCCGAGTCGCACGCAAGACTGGGAAGGCAATCTAA
- the rpsJ gene encoding 30S ribosomal protein S10: protein MAANKIRIRLKSYDHEIIDASASKIVDTVTRAGAKVVGPVPLPTDKNIITVIRSPHKYKDSREHFEMRTHKRLIDIIDPTPKAVDSLMRLDLPADVNIEIKL, encoded by the coding sequence ATGGCGGCTAACAAAATCCGCATTCGACTGAAGTCGTATGATCACGAGATCATCGACGCCTCGGCGAGCAAAATCGTCGACACGGTCACCCGCGCCGGTGCAAAGGTAGTAGGCCCAGTGCCACTGCCCACCGACAAGAACATCATTACGGTGATTCGTTCACCGCATAAGTACAAGGACAGCCGTGAGCACTTTGAGATGCGTACCCACAAGCGCCTCATTGACATTATCGACCCAACGCCTAAGGCAGTCGATTCGCTGATGCGCTTGGACCTCCCAGCCGATGTCAACATCGAGATCAAACTCTAA
- the tuf gene encoding elongation factor Tu has protein sequence MAKAKFERTKPHVNIGTIGHVDHGKTTLTAAITKVLHDKFPTLNAAFAFDQIDNSPEEKQRGITINISHVEYQTEKRHYAHVDAPGHADYIKNMITGAAQMDGAILVVAATDGPMPQTKEHVLLARQVGVPYIVVALNKADMVDDEEILELVEVEVRELLSMYEFPGDDAPVVRVSGLKALEGDAHWGEQVMKLMDACDEFIPQPVRDLEKAFLMPVEDVFTITGRGTVITGKIERGTVKVSDEVEIVGIRDKQKTTVTGIEMFRKLLDYAEAGENVGLLLRGTKREDVERGQVVCKPGSITPHTNFEGNVYILSKDEGGRHNPFYANYRPQFYFRTTDVTGVITLPTGTEMVMPGDTTEMTVDLIQPIAMEEGLRFAIREGGRTVGAGTVVKINK, from the coding sequence ATGGCTAAGGCGAAATTCGAGCGCACAAAGCCGCACGTCAACATCGGAACCATTGGTCACGTAGACCACGGTAAGACCACTCTGACTGCGGCAATTACAAAAGTACTTCACGACAAGTTCCCAACCCTGAACGCTGCATTTGCGTTCGACCAGATTGACAACTCCCCAGAGGAGAAGCAACGCGGTATTACCATCAACATCTCACACGTCGAGTACCAAACCGAGAAGCGCCACTACGCACACGTAGACGCACCGGGCCACGCTGACTACATCAAGAACATGATCACCGGCGCGGCACAGATGGACGGAGCAATTCTTGTAGTTGCTGCAACCGACGGCCCAATGCCGCAGACCAAGGAGCACGTGCTTTTGGCTCGCCAGGTTGGTGTTCCTTACATCGTTGTGGCTCTGAACAAGGCCGACATGGTTGATGACGAAGAAATTTTGGAGCTAGTAGAGGTGGAGGTTCGCGAACTTCTTTCCATGTACGAATTCCCAGGCGATGACGCACCAGTGGTGCGCGTCTCCGGCCTAAAGGCTCTAGAGGGCGATGCTCACTGGGGCGAGCAGGTCATGAAGCTTATGGATGCTTGTGATGAGTTCATTCCACAGCCAGTGCGCGACCTAGAGAAGGCATTCCTAATGCCGGTCGAGGACGTCTTCACAATCACTGGTCGTGGAACAGTTATCACCGGCAAGATCGAGCGCGGTACCGTAAAGGTTTCCGACGAGGTCGAAATCGTTGGTATCCGCGACAAGCAGAAGACCACCGTTACCGGTATCGAGATGTTCCGCAAGCTTTTGGATTACGCAGAGGCCGGCGAGAACGTTGGACTATTGCTACGTGGCACCAAGCGTGAAGATGTAGAGCGCGGCCAGGTTGTTTGCAAGCCAGGCTCGATCACTCCTCACACCAACTTCGAGGGCAACGTCTATATCCTTTCCAAGGATGAGGGTGGCCGTCACAACCCGTTCTACGCAAACTACCGCCCACAGTTCTACTTCCGTACCACCGACGTCACTGGTGTTATCACCTTGCCGACCGGTACTGAAATGGTTATGCCTGGTGATACCACCGAGATGACCGTAGACCTGATTCAGCCAATCGCCATGGAAGAGGGCCTTCGGTTCGCTATCCGTGAGGGTGGCCGTACCGTAGGTGCCGGAACCGTAGTAAAGATCAACAAGTAA
- a CDS encoding pirin family protein, giving the protein MLINSRPVKLSTRTGITVSRTIPHRNLKTISAWCFVDHFGPTEQTEAMVVAAHPHTGLQTVTWLFEGEIEHRDSIGSNQAIRPGQLNLMTAGFGISHSELSLATTDSLHAVQLWIALPEESLNIAPSFEHHVELPVVTAAGFRATVLIGELLGIKSPATSFTDLVGAELIIEPGTHRIELRTDYEYGFVLIAGTAKAQGEDLAVSDLLYVARGESTIEISSSSGATLMLLGGVPLKEKIIMWWNFIGRSHQDVVDAREAWNTRSYRFGEFEDQIGGWIPAPELPGVRLQAR; this is encoded by the coding sequence ATGCTAATTAACTCAAGGCCAGTGAAATTGAGCACCCGAACTGGTATTACGGTGAGTCGAACAATCCCACATCGAAACCTAAAGACCATCTCAGCTTGGTGTTTTGTCGATCACTTCGGCCCCACAGAGCAAACTGAAGCCATGGTCGTAGCGGCGCATCCGCACACTGGTCTTCAGACAGTTACCTGGCTTTTCGAAGGTGAAATTGAGCACCGAGACAGCATCGGTAGCAATCAAGCAATTCGGCCGGGTCAACTTAATTTAATGACCGCCGGTTTTGGCATTTCCCACAGTGAGCTCTCTTTAGCTACAACTGATTCTTTGCATGCGGTGCAGCTCTGGATAGCACTCCCAGAGGAGTCATTGAACATTGCTCCAAGTTTCGAGCATCACGTGGAGCTGCCAGTAGTTACTGCAGCAGGGTTTCGAGCTACGGTCTTGATTGGCGAGTTGCTGGGCATAAAGAGTCCTGCCACCAGCTTCACAGACCTGGTTGGCGCGGAGCTGATTATTGAACCTGGTACGCACCGGATCGAGCTGCGGACTGATTATGAATATGGGTTTGTTTTGATAGCTGGAACTGCCAAGGCTCAGGGTGAGGATTTAGCTGTGTCAGACCTGCTTTATGTGGCGCGAGGGGAGAGCACAATTGAAATTTCGAGCAGTTCGGGCGCAACCTTGATGCTTCTGGGAGGTGTTCCACTGAAGGAGAAGATAATAATGTGGTGGAACTTCATTGGCCGAAGTCATCAAGATGTTGTTGATGCTCGCGAGGCTTGGAACACTCGGTCATATCGTTTCGGAGAATTCGAAGATCAAATTGGCGGCTGGATCCCAGCACCCGAGCTTCCCGGAGTAAGGCTTCAGGCTAGATAG
- the rpmC gene encoding 50S ribosomal protein L29 yields the protein MMIGSKNLTPQDLDKIEDSLLIEELRKAKEELFNLRFQSATGQLDNHGRVRAVKRDISRIHTVIRERELGIRAVPVPVVAAPKTTKKAAAKPAEEA from the coding sequence ATAATGATTGGTTCCAAAAACCTGACTCCGCAGGACCTCGACAAGATCGAAGACTCCCTGCTGATTGAAGAGTTGCGCAAGGCAAAGGAAGAGCTATTTAACCTGCGCTTTCAGTCCGCAACTGGACAGCTTGACAACCACGGCCGAGTAAGGGCAGTGAAGCGTGACATCTCTCGCATCCACACCGTTATTCGCGAGCGCGAGCTTGGCATTCGTGCCGTGCCTGTGCCGGTTGTCGCAGCACCGAAGACCACTAAAAAGGCAGCTGCTAAGCCAGCTGAGGAGGCATAA